One Aphelocoma coerulescens isolate FSJ_1873_10779 chromosome 6, UR_Acoe_1.0, whole genome shotgun sequence DNA window includes the following coding sequences:
- the CCDC186 gene encoding coiled-coil domain-containing protein 186 codes for MEEYLPEMQSTLEPVSRSDDASSKSPDDEKSGKTSGMEDCSSISCAGGDAGVLEREPSLLPSDQDSAAVDISSNGVPAEGQQQSGGADCSASAYCERQAEGSTKPEHLPNEELEQRDPKTNQTEQSLMEILQDLREESDFVKKSSDKIYSESPYDTDCTKKLISTIHQTSSQEDLLKEIESELLSTDFSKGPKLPNGVQKGEHALALFEKCVQDKYLQQEQTITKLIKENKKHQELILEICSEKDNLKDELKKRTETEKQHLSIIKQLEARIEELNKEVKASKDRLVTQDAAAKNTIQQLHKEMAFRMEQANKKCEEARHEKETMVMKYVRGEKESLDLRKEKEVLERRLRDANKEIEKLTNKIKQLSQEKGRLHQLYEAKDGEATRHNREIEKLKEEINSHVIKVKWAQNKLKTEMDSHKETKERLKDAMTKLTEAKEEGDQIRKNCQEMIKSYQESEEIKSNELDAKFRITKGELEKQIQEKSDHLEVQHAKIKELEDLKRTFKESMDELRTLRTKVKCLEDERLRTEDELSKYKEIINRQKSEIQNLLDRVKTVDHLQDQHQRDEQEINALKEEIDGSNSLIADLQKDIEGSRKRESELLIFTEKLTSKNAQLQSENNSLQSQLDKLSYSERELQNQLECVQQTKDDLAIKLQKEEDQRKSEVETLQAQLASEQEELSALKTRVDELKDDLATQKRKHAANLKDLTKQLQLARRKLDQMENGNYDKEVSSMGSRSSSSGSLNARSSNEDRSPENTGSAVAVDSFPEVDKAVLVERILRLQKAHARKNEKMEFMEDHIKQLVEEIRKKTKIIQSYILREEAGTLSSEASDFNKVHLSRRGGIMASLYTSHPADSGLTLELSLEINRKLQAVLEDTLLKNITLKENLQTLGTEIERLIKHKHELEQRIKQT; via the exons ATGGAGGAATATTTACCAGAAATGCAGAGCACACTGGAACCAGTCAGTCGGTCAGATGATGCCTCTTCCAAGTCCCCAGATGATGAAAAGTCTGGTAAAACATCTGGAATGGAGGACTGCTCAAGCATCAGTTGCGCTGGAGGTGATGCTGGTGTCTTGGAAAGGGAACCAAGTTTGTTGCCCTCAGATCAGGATTCAGCAGCTGTTGACATAAGCAGCAATGGGGTCCCAGCAGAAGGACAGCAGCAGTCTGGAGGGGCAGACTGCTCTGCCAGTGCCTActgtgaaaggcaggcagaaggCTCCACAAAACCAGAACATTTACCTAATGAAGAACTTGAACAACGTGATCCAAAAACTAACCAGACAGAACAATCATTAATGGAAATATTACAGGATCTGAGGGAGGAATCTGACTTTGTGAAAAAATCAAGCGATAAAATCTATTCAGAAAGCCCTTATGACACAGACTGCACAAAGAAGCTTATTTCCACAATACATCAGACTTCCTCACAGGAGGATTTGCTAAAGGAAATAGAGTCTGAACTCTTATCCACGGATTTTTCAAAGGGACCAAAGCTCCCCAATGGTGTGCAAAAGGGAGAACATGCCTTGGCTCTGTTTGAAAAATGTGTGCAAGATAAATACCTGCAGCAAGAACAAACCATTACAAA attgattaaagaaaataaaaagcatcaaGAACTGATTTTGGAAATTTGCTCAGAAAAGGACAACTTAAAAGATGAATTGAAAAAAcgaacagaaacagaaaagcagcaccTCAGCATTATTAAACAG CTGGAAGCAAGAATAGAAGAGCTTAATAAAGAAGTGAAAGCTAGCAAAGACAGACTTGTAACTCAAGATGCAGCAGCCAAAAATACCATTCAGCAGTTGCATAAAGAGATGGCCTTTCGAATGGAACAG gcaaacaagaaatgtgagGAAGCTCGCCATGAAAAGGAGACGATGGTGATGAAATACGTCCGAGGGGAGAAGGAGTCACTTGACCTCCGAAAGGAAAAAGAGGTCCTTGAGAGAAGACTGAGAGATGCGaacaaagaaatagaaaagcttACAAATAAAATCAAACAACTTTCTCAGGAAAAAGGAAGATTGCACCAGCTCTATGAAGCTAAG GATGGTGAAGCCACTCGACACAacagagaaatagaaaaattgaaAGAAGAAATCAATTCTCATGTTATCAAAGTAAAATGGGCTCAGAACAAATTGAAAACCGAAATGGATTCACACAAG GAAACCAAAGAACGCCTCAAAGATGCAATGACAAAATTAACTGAAGCAAAAGAAGAAGGAGATCAGATAAGGAAAAACTGTCAGGAAATGATAAAATCCTATCAA GAGtcagaagaaattaaatcaaATGAATTGGATGCAAAATTCCGAATAACTAAAGGAGAACTAGAGAAACAAATTCAGGAGAAGTCTGATCACCTGGAG GTGCagcatgcaaaaataaaagaactggAAGATTTGAAGAGAACATTTAAGGAAAGCATGGATGAGCTTCGAACACTGAGAACAAAG gtAAAGTGTCTAGAGGATGAGCGCTTAAGAACAGAAGATGAGTTATCCAAgtataaagaaataataaatagaCAGAAAAGTGAAATTCAGAATTTGCTGGACAGAGTCAAAACTGTAGATCACCTGCAGGATCAACATCAGAG AGATGAACAAGAAATCAATGCTTTAAAGGAAGAAATAGATGGTTCCAATTCTCTGATTGCTGATCTTCAGAAGGACATTGAAGGTAGTCGGAAAAGAGAATCTGAGCTATTGATATTCACTGAAAAATTAACCAGTAAGAATGCACAGCTTCAGTCTGAAAACAATTCCTTACAGAGCCAGTTGGATAAGCTTTCTTACAGTGAAAGAGAGCTGCAGAATCAGCTGGAGTGTGTTCAACAGACTAAAGATGATCTG GCCATCAAGTTACAGAAGGAGGAGGATCAGCGGAAGTCGGAGGTTGAGACCCTGCAGGCTCAGCTGGCCTCAGAGCAGGAAGAGCTGTCGGCACTGAAGACTCGCGTGGATGAACTGAAGGATGATCTGGCTACCCAGAAGCGCAAGCACGCAGCCAACCTGAAAGACCTCACAAAACAACTTCAGCTAG CACGGAGGAAATTGGATCAGATGGAAAATGGTAATTATGACAAAGAAGTCAGCAGCATGGGGAGCCGTTCCAGTTCATCAG GGTCCCTTAATGCGCGCAGCAGCAACGAGGATCGGTCCCCTGAGAACACTGGCTCTGCAGTGGCTGTGGACAGCTTCCCAGAGGTGGACAAGGCTGTCTTGGTTGAAAGAATACTAAGGCTGCAGAAGGCACATGCTCGAAAAAATGAGAAGATGGAGTTTATGGAGGATCACATTAAACAGCTGGTGGAGGAAATCAGGAAAAAGACAAA AATTATTCAGAGTTATATTTTGCGGGAAGAAGCTGGAACACTGTCATCAGAGGCCTCTGACTTCAACAAAGTACACTTGAGTAGGCGTGGTGGGATTATGGCATCTCTGTATACATCTCACCCTGCAGACAGTGGGCTCACATTGGAACTCTCCTTAGAGATAAACAGGAAGCTTCAGGCTGTGTTAGAAGATACATTACTGAAGAATATTACATTGAAA GAAAACCTGCAAACTCTAGGAACAGAAATAGAACGGCTTATTAAACACAAGCATGAACTGGAACAGAGAATAAAGCAGACATAA